The nucleotide window AAAAAGGTCACATCGATTATACCGGCACCGCCAAAGGCCACCGTCCCGCGCAGTCCCCGTCTTAGATAATAAATCAAGTCGACAACGTCCAACAAAAGAACACCCAAAATGGCTCCGACAAAAGCTGCCCGGCGGGAACGACCTACCAGATAGGCAACTACACCGGCGATAAGGGGATAATAAAAAAGAGGATCCAACAGACTTAAGGCGTAAACGTTCCAGGCCTCCCGTCCCCGGGTTAGAAGACTAATTCCGTAAAGAACGGCGGCAGTAAAAACGGCACTTAGCATAGCCCTCCCTACTTCCCGCGGGGTGCCGGCCCGGTAAAGTACATACACGGCTATACCCAAAGGGATAAGGGCGCCCCCCACATTGACGGAAGTAACCAGCCTGCCGCCGGTCAGCGGTATGTTGATGAAACTGCCTAAAATCATGGCTACAATTAAGATGAGGGCCGCCCTGTCGCTTAAATAAAGGCGGTCTAAAACCCTATGGGCCAGGCCGAAATACACTAGGGCAAAGACGATTACTAAAAGCAAAACTCCTGCCGTATATCCCATCATACTTCAATCACCTTCCGGGGTTAGATTTTCCCCGTAAAGTGAGAAATATACCGTCAGTCTGGGTAAAAAACAAAAAGCATCCGCCGGTACCTTACGGTGACCGGTGGATGCTTATATTTCTTTCTTTCAACCATTCCCTGGTTTTTCCTGTTATGACTAAGGGTTTATCTGCCAGCTCAGTTGGGCGGGTACATCCGCTTAGAAGGCAAATGCGTTTTAAATCTTCCTGCCAGCCCACCACTTCTTGAATTAGAGCATCTTCACCCTGTTCCAGGAGGATTTTTAAAAAATAACCCGCAACGCCGACAAGCTTTGCCCCTAAAGCCAGGGCCCGGGCTGCGTCCAGGGGATTGGAGATACCGCCGGTGGCTATGATATCTAGCGGCAGACCCAAAGCCTTTATTTCCAATATACTTACCGCCGTCGTCAGCCCCCATTCGGATAAAGCCGTTACCTCGCGCTGGCGGCGGCTGCTTTCTATAAGGGCAAAATTTGTACCACCGCGACCGCCGACATCAAAAATACGTACGCCGCTCTGGTATAACTTGAGGGCAGTTTCCCTGGATAGGCCAAATCCAACTTCTTTGGCAATGACGGGCACTTCCAGGTATTCTACCATTTCTCGGATGTTTTGCAACCACCCGCGAAAAGTTCTGTCGCCCTCCGGCATAACCAGCTCCTGGGCGGCGTTTAAATGTATCTGCAAACCGTCGGCAGCAATCATGTCCACTGCTTCGCGGGCGGCTTCCAGGGAATTACCAGCTCCCAGGTTGGCAAGGATGAGGCCTTCGGGGTTTTCACGACGGACGACGGCAAAGGTATCGGCCCACTGCTTGTTCTCAATGGCCGCTTTCTGGGAACCTACGGCCATGGCAATCCCCGTTCTCCTGGCCACCCTGGCCAGAGCGGCGTTGATCTCCAGGGTTTCCGGCGGCCCTCCGGTAAGGGCATTTATAATAAAAGGGGCGGCCAGGGTTTTCCCCAGCCACCGGCAGCTAAGATCGATATCTTGCCAATCTAGTTCCGGCAGGGCCTGGTGTATCAAATGTACATCCTCGAGGCCGCTCGTGCCTTTACCTTCAAGCCGGAAGAAACGCAGGTGCTCCAGTTTGCGCCGGCCTCTTCCTGCTATGCTTTCTTGCATTCCTTGCTCCTCGCACTCTCATTTTACCTCTTCAAAAAGTTCACCGAAAAGATCCCCCAGCTTAACGCCGCTTTCTTCCTGGGGTTCCGGACTCTTTTCGGCCTGTTTGGGTTGCTTTTTGGCGCGATCCCTTAAGGCCTGACGCAGGCTCAAGCTCATACGCTGGGCCTCCTGATCCACTCCCAGCACTTTAACGGGAATAACATCCCCCACCTTAACAACGTCTTCGGGTTTTTCTACGTGCCTGTCAGCCAGCTGGGAAATATGGACAAGCCCTTCAATACCCGGCTCTACTTCCACGAAGGCGCCAAAGGGAGCTAGACGCAACACTTTACCTTCCACAATCGTCCCAACGGGGTAACGGCTGGCAGCCGTATCCCAGGGATTGGGCAGAAGCTGTTTGCGCCCCAGGGATACTTTACCTTCTTCCCGATCGACGCCCAAAACTTTAACTTCAATTTCCTGGCCTTCCTGCAGGGCATCGCGGGGATGTTCAACCCTGCCCCAGGAAATCTCCGAAACATGCAACAGGCCGTCGACGCCACCCAGATCTACAAAGGCCCCGAAGTTGGTCAAGCGACGGACGATGCCCTTGCGAACCTGGCCTACTTCCAGGCTCTCCCATGTAGCCTGGCGCTGTTTTTCATATTCTTCTTCAAGGATGGCCTTTTGCGATAGCACCACTTTATTTTTGCTCCGGTCCAGTTCGATAACCCTGAGACGCAGGGTTTTTCCCAGATAAGCGTTTAAGTCTTCGACGTAACCCCTTTCGATAAGGGAGGCGGGCACAAAACCCCTTACCCCTACATCGACCAACAAACCGCCTTTAACTACTTCTATAACTTCTCCTTGAATTTCAGTGCCGTTTGCCAGGTATTGCTCTAATTTTTCCCAGGCAATGCGACGATCGGCACGCCTTTTGGACAACACGGGATGCCCTTCTTCGTTTTCAGGCTTGACCACCATAACATTGATCGTGTCACCAACGGCCACCACTTCGTGGGGGTCGCTGATATTACGGTGAGAGAGTTCATTCAAAGGAATGATGCCTTCGCATTTGCCTCCCACATCCACCAGCACTTCATTATCATTAACCTGAACTACAGTTCCCGTAACAATGCTTCCTCGCCGTAGCTCAGGCATTTTGGCTTCAATTTGCTGCTGTATTTCATTTTTCTGTTCTTCTTGCTTTTCTGGAGCTGCAGTATTTTCTATAGCTCCATCAGTTTCCCCTGCCTCCACGGTTGTCGCCCCGGACTCTGTTTCCGGCTTCACCTCAACAGCATTATTTTCCCCGGCCGGCGCCAATTCAGCTCCTTCCGGTCCCTTTTCCGGTTCCCTTTCCCCTTCAGGAACCATTAACTTTTCCTGTTCAGCCAGCATTACAACTACCTCCTCAATAATCCACGCTGGGGTCGAAGCGCCACCTGTAACCCCGACCCTCCGGGCATTTATAAACCACTGGCGACACAATTCTCCCGCCGTCTCAATGTGGTATGTCGGCGTACCCGTTGTCCGGCAAAGCTCTGCCAGATGACGGGTGTTGGCGCTTTCTCTACCGCCGACTACCAGCATTACGTCTACCCTCCGCGCAAGGTCCACTGCTGCTTCTTGGCGCCTGCGGGTAGCATGGCATACGGTATTGTGTACCACCAGAGTATCCGTTTTTGTACGCAGAACAGCGGCTACTTCAGCCAGTTTTTCTTCCGGCTGGGTGGTCTGGGCCAAAACCGCCCGCCGGGGATAATATGGCAAAAGTTCAGCTTCTTCTCTATCGGAAACGACGACCGCCCCCGGGCCGGCCCAGCCCAGCAATCCTTTGACCTCAGGGTGGGAAGCTTCGCCGACAATTACTACTTGATAACCCTCCCGGGCCAGCTTCTGGGCCAGGTGCTGGGCCCGCGCCACATAGGGGCATGTGGCGTCGATGACCTCCAACCCTTTCTCCCTGGCAACCTCTAGAACATCCGGTGATACTCCGTGGGAACGAATTAGGACTCGCCCGCAGTCTACCTCTTCCAGGGAAGCAACGGGCTTTACTCCTTCTCGAGCCAGTTCTTCCACTACCAACCTGTTATGGATCAAAGAACCTAGGGAGGCGATGGGTTTGGGAGCTTCTTTGGCCTTTTTTACGGCCCGCGTGACGCCGAAACAAAAACCTGCATAATCGGCAACCAGCACTTCCAAAAACAATTCTTCTCCCGACTTTTAAGCTAAAATCTAGTTTGCTAATTACAGCCAAACATTATTTACATTTCGCGAAAAAGAAGCAAATTCCTGCCGCTCGTAAAAAAAAGCCGGCCCTTAAGCCAGCATTTTGGCAACTTCTTGATATGCGGCGGCCGTCAGGTTTTCCACCTGGTGGGGGGGACTCGGACCATCAATATGATATTTTAAAGGCTTGCCAAAGGTTATCGTAATTCTCCCGCCGCGAAAAACTTTATCGGTATTTTTTATGGCTGCCGGTAAAAGGGGCGCCCCCGCCTTTAGTGCCAGCAGCGCGGCACCGTGTTGAAAAGGTAGCAGACGTCCGTCTCTGCTTCTTTTACCTTCGGGAAATATCCCGATAACCTGACCGGCCTTCAGCACTTCCAGGGCTGTCTTTAAAGCTCCCCGATCGGAACGACCGCGTCTCACGGGAAAGGCCCGAAGACCCTTGATAATCCATTTAACTACAGGAATGTGAAAAAGCTCCTCCTTGGCCATAAAGCGTACCATACGGGGAGACGCCACCCCTACTACTACCGGGTCCAAAAGGGAAATATGATTGGCAACCACAATAACCGGCCCTTCAAGGGGAAAATTTTCCCTTCCTACAACTTTCCAGCGACAGAAAAAACGAAGAAAAATATAGCAGACAAATTTAGCAAAATAATAGAACACCCCAGCCCCGCCCCCTCCAAGTCGCTATACCGATAAACCGGAGTTAGTTGCGCCGCCGGTACCAAAATTATGGCGTTCATAAATTATACTGAGCATCTTGTCTACCACTTCTTCTATCCAGAGGTTGGTAGTATCGATGATTACGGCATCAGGTGCCGGCTGCAAGGGATCCACTTCCCGCAGACTATCCTGAACATCACGCTTATGTATTTCTTCTTTTATCTTTTCCAATGCGGCCGGCTGACCCGCGGCCAGAAGTTCCTGATATCGCCGCTGCGCCCGCTCAGCCAGGGACGCCGTCAGGAAAAACTTATAGGGAGCTTCCGGTAGAACGTTGGTGCCGATGTCGCGCCCATCCATAACCACGCGGTTGGAAGCGGCCATCTTACGTTGTAGTTCAACCAAACGTCGCCGCACTTCCGGCACCCTGGCGACGGCGGAAACATGGCAGGACACATTTTCCTGGCGGATGGCCTTAGTCACTTCTTCGCCATCACAGTAAACTTTAAGTATCCCGCCTGTTGTACTTTCCAGATAAATGTTAGTTTCTTCCGCCAGAGCGACAAGCTGTTTTTCGGCGAAGACATTTATACCCCGTTTTAGTGCCTTCCATGTTAGAGCGCGGTACATGGCTCCGGTGTCTATATAGAGATACCCGAGTTTTTGTGCCAGAAGTCTGGCCGCCGTACTTTTTCCCGCTCCGGCGGGACCGTCGATGGCTACATTACCAGACAATTTTTCCTTCATTCCTCTTTTACTTTAACCCCCAGGATAGACATATGGGCGGAAAACTGCGGGTAAGAAACGGCCAAGCATTCAGCGCCTCTAATCACCGTCGGTCCATCGGCAACTAGTGCGGCAATGGCCAGAGCCATGCCCAGGCGGTGGTCGCCATGGCTGTCTACAATCGCTCCCCGGAGGTCGCCTCCCCTGTTTCCTTGAATTAAAAACCCGTCTGGCAGGGCCTGGATAGAGGCCCCCATTTTACCTAGCTCCCTGGCCACCAAGGTGATGCGGTCGCTTTCCTTAACCCGTAGTTCGGCGGCGTCACGTATCAGTGTTTCCCCCGAGGCCACCGCAGCCGCGACGGCCAAAACCGGTATTTCATCTATCAGCCGGGGTATGAGGGCACCGCCTATTTCCACCCCGTGGAGCTGGCTGGAGGCCACGTGGATGTCGCCGACCGGTTCCCCGCTGCTTTCTCCCCGGGGTATTACCGTTATTTGCCCTCCCATTGCCTTTAAAACATCTATGATGCCTGTTCGGGTAGGATTTAAGTTAACATTTTTTAAGATAATATCCGCATGTGGATGGATACAGCCGGCCACCATGAAAAAGGCGGCAGCCGAAATGTCTCCCGGAACGACAACGGCCAGGGGTTTCAATGGCCGCCCACCGGAGATTTTGATGGTCTGACCTTCAACATCCAGTGCTGCCCCGGCCGCTTTGAGGAGGCGCTCGCTATGATCCCTGGTGGGAAAAGGTTCGCTTATTATCGTCTCCCCACGGGCAAAAAGCCCGGCGAGCAATAAAGACGATTTTACCTGTGCGCTGGCTACAGGTAATGTATAGGAAAGGGACTGCAAATTCCCGCCCTGGATGCTTAAGGGTGCCAGTTCTCCCCCATTTCGTCCCCAAATTTGGGCCCCCATGGTTTTTAGGGGCCGCGTTACCCTCCCCATGGGCCGCCACCGCAACGAAGGGTCCCCGGTGATGACGCTGTAAAAGGGCTGTCCGGCCAGCACCCCCATAAGAAGGCGCATGGTGGTACCCGAGTTGCCGGCGTCGAGGACATCTTCGGGCTCCTTTAAAAACATCCCTTTACCGTAAATTGTGACATGGCCCCGGTGGGGACCTTCAATGTTAACTCCAAGGGCCCGGAGGCACCTTAAAGTACTGAGGCAATCGTCTCCCTCCAGGAAGCCCTCGATAACCGTGGTGCCTTCGGCCAGGGCGCCGATAATGGCGGCACGATGGGAAATGGATTTATCTCCCGGTGGCTTTAACGTTCCCGCCAAGGAAGATGGCGGCTCGATAAAAAGCTGCATCCTCGTCCTCCTGATTTTCTCCTTTCAAACTACCAGGAACCATCAATATTGTCAAGGGTATCACAATATGCGGGCATTGATACCCATGCCCTGTAAAATCTCCAGGGCACCGGCGGCCGCCTCGGCAGTGGTAAAGGCCAGGCGAATGCTGCCTCCTTCTCCTTCCCTTACCCGGAGGATCTCCAGATCTATTATGTTAATGCCCGCCCCTCCCAGAGCACTCGCCATCCGGCCGATAACCCCCGGACGATCGGGCACGGTCACAACAATCTCATGTAGGGTGGGCAGCAGGCCTTTCTGGCGGGCAGGTACCTGGTTCCTTAGATGGCGGGCGTGCTGTAAAACCGCCTCCAGTTCCATAGCGTCTTCCCTGGCAATCACTCCTTCCAGGGCCTCGACCTGACGCCGCCAGAGCTGTAACACTTTAAGGATGGCTTGACGATTGGAGAGAAAAATATCCCGCCACATCTCGGGGTTTCCTGCGGCAATGCGGGTCGTATCCCGAAAACCCCCGGCGGCCAACATTAACGTGATGGGGTGCTCCCGTGAAAGCTCACCCGCCGTCTGCATTAAACTGACGGCTAACAGGTGAGGTAAGTGGCTGACCCCGGCCACTACCAGATCATGTTCTTCCGGGTCCATGGTGATTACCCTGGCCCCCAGGGCTTTTAAAAGCCCTTGAAGACGGGATAGCGCGCCGGAATCGGTGTTTTGTGTAGGCGTAAGTACATAGACGGCGTTTTCCAGAAGGTAACGATCAGCAGCTTTAATCCCGGCCTTCTCAGAACCGGCCATGGGATGGCCGCCGATGTAAAAGGCGCGGGAATGGAAGATGTTTTCCATGGCGTAAACAATATCTCCCTTAACGCTGCCGGTGTCAGTCACTATAGCCCCCGGTGCCGTAAAAGGCGCGACGGCCGCGGCGACTTTAGTTAAGCTTCCCACAGGTACCGCAAGGAAAACTATTTCGGCACCGGCGACTGCCTCTTCCGAACTGAAAGCTGCCCGGGTTACGGCACCGAGCCGTACTGCCGTTTGTACTGCCTCCCCGTCGCGGTCATATCCCACTACCTCCTGGGCCAGGCCTCCCTGTACCAAGGCTAACCCCAGGGAACCTCCAATAAGCCCCAGGCCGATAATAGCCGCCCTTGCCACAGGAGGGCTTCCAGGAGGCAACCGGTAGGCTAAACCTTGTTCCATCACAAAACCCACCCCTATCCTAAAGCATAGGTCCCCAAAATTCGTAGCAAAACCGTGCGGGATTTTAGACCAGCCAGCACCTCATTCAACGGCGCCTCGTCACACCGGCCCTCGCAATCAATAAAGAAAAGGTATTCGCCCAGCTCTTTTTTAGTGGGTCGCGATTCAATGCGGGTTAAATTTATACCGGCTTCGGCAAAATCCTTTAAGATGGTGTAAAGGGTTCCAGGTCTGTTGGCCGGGGCGGCCACCACCAAGGAGGTTTTATAAGGCCCGGTTAAAGATGGCGCCTCCCGGCCGACGACCCAAAACCGTGTTTTATTTCCTGAATAATCCTGGATATCTTGCGCCAAAATCGGCAGGCGGTACAACGAGGCGGCGAAAGAGGAGGCAATGGCCGCCAGGTCTGGGCGTTTAAGAGCCTCTCCGGCGGCCTCGGCCGTACTGGTAACGGCTTTAATTTTTGCCCATGGAAGAACGGCGGCAAGGTAACGCCTGCACTGGGCCAGGGCCTGGGGATGGGACCAGACCTCCCGCACGGCATTTATGTCGTCTGCCTGGCTTAAGAGGCAGTGGTTGATGGGCAGTATCACTTCCCCGATTATCTGCAGTTCCATTTCTTCAAGGAGGAGATCCAGAGTCAGGTTGACGGCGCCTTCAATGGAATTCTCCACAGGCAGAATACCGGCCATCGCCCGGTGGTTTTTTACGGCATCGACGACTCCCGGCAGTTCGGGGCATGCCAGGAGCTCCTCTACTTCTTTCTCACGTTCAGGTTCCAGGCGCCGCCTCCAGGTGACCGCCGCTTCATGGGAAAAGGTTCCCGGCGGGCCTAGATACGCAATGGTCTTCATACAGGTA belongs to Moorella humiferrea and includes:
- the cmk gene encoding (d)CMP kinase, with translation MKEKLSGNVAIDGPAGAGKSTAARLLAQKLGYLYIDTGAMYRALTWKALKRGINVFAEKQLVALAEETNIYLESTTGGILKVYCDGEEVTKAIRQENVSCHVSAVARVPEVRRRLVELQRKMAASNRVVMDGRDIGTNVLPEAPYKFFLTASLAERAQRRYQELLAAGQPAALEKIKEEIHKRDVQDSLREVDPLQPAPDAVIIDTTNLWIEEVVDKMLSIIYERHNFGTGGATNSGLSV
- a CDS encoding bifunctional 4-hydroxy-3-methylbut-2-enyl diphosphate reductase/30S ribosomal protein S1, which gives rise to MLVADYAGFCFGVTRAVKKAKEAPKPIASLGSLIHNRLVVEELAREGVKPVASLEEVDCGRVLIRSHGVSPDVLEVAREKGLEVIDATCPYVARAQHLAQKLAREGYQVVIVGEASHPEVKGLLGWAGPGAVVVSDREEAELLPYYPRRAVLAQTTQPEEKLAEVAAVLRTKTDTLVVHNTVCHATRRRQEAAVDLARRVDVMLVVGGRESANTRHLAELCRTTGTPTYHIETAGELCRQWFINARRVGVTGGASTPAWIIEEVVVMLAEQEKLMVPEGEREPEKGPEGAELAPAGENNAVEVKPETESGATTVEAGETDGAIENTAAPEKQEEQKNEIQQQIEAKMPELRRGSIVTGTVVQVNDNEVLVDVGGKCEGIIPLNELSHRNISDPHEVVAVGDTINVMVVKPENEEGHPVLSKRRADRRIAWEKLEQYLANGTEIQGEVIEVVKGGLLVDVGVRGFVPASLIERGYVEDLNAYLGKTLRLRVIELDRSKNKVVLSQKAILEEEYEKQRQATWESLEVGQVRKGIVRRLTNFGAFVDLGGVDGLLHVSEISWGRVEHPRDALQEGQEIEVKVLGVDREEGKVSLGRKQLLPNPWDTAASRYPVGTIVEGKVLRLAPFGAFVEVEPGIEGLVHISQLADRHVEKPEDVVKVGDVIPVKVLGVDQEAQRMSLSLRQALRDRAKKQPKQAEKSPEPQEESGVKLGDLFGELFEEVK
- the aroA gene encoding 3-phosphoshikimate 1-carboxyvinyltransferase — protein: MQLFIEPPSSLAGTLKPPGDKSISHRAAIIGALAEGTTVIEGFLEGDDCLSTLRCLRALGVNIEGPHRGHVTIYGKGMFLKEPEDVLDAGNSGTTMRLLMGVLAGQPFYSVITGDPSLRWRPMGRVTRPLKTMGAQIWGRNGGELAPLSIQGGNLQSLSYTLPVASAQVKSSLLLAGLFARGETIISEPFPTRDHSERLLKAAGAALDVEGQTIKISGGRPLKPLAVVVPGDISAAAFFMVAGCIHPHADIILKNVNLNPTRTGIIDVLKAMGGQITVIPRGESSGEPVGDIHVASSQLHGVEIGGALIPRLIDEIPVLAVAAAVASGETLIRDAAELRVKESDRITLVARELGKMGASIQALPDGFLIQGNRGGDLRGAIVDSHGDHRLGMALAIAALVADGPTVIRGAECLAVSYPQFSAHMSILGVKVKEE
- a CDS encoding lysophospholipid acyltransferase family protein, producing MFYYFAKFVCYIFLRFFCRWKVVGRENFPLEGPVIVVANHISLLDPVVVGVASPRMVRFMAKEELFHIPVVKWIIKGLRAFPVRRGRSDRGALKTALEVLKAGQVIGIFPEGKRSRDGRLLPFQHGAALLALKAGAPLLPAAIKNTDKVFRGGRITITFGKPLKYHIDGPSPPHQVENLTAAAYQEVAKMLA
- the pheA gene encoding prephenate dehydratase gives rise to the protein MKTIAYLGPPGTFSHEAAVTWRRRLEPEREKEVEELLACPELPGVVDAVKNHRAMAGILPVENSIEGAVNLTLDLLLEEMELQIIGEVILPINHCLLSQADDINAVREVWSHPQALAQCRRYLAAVLPWAKIKAVTSTAEAAGEALKRPDLAAIASSFAASLYRLPILAQDIQDYSGNKTRFWVVGREAPSLTGPYKTSLVVAAPANRPGTLYTILKDFAEAGINLTRIESRPTKKELGEYLFFIDCEGRCDEAPLNEVLAGLKSRTVLLRILGTYALG
- a CDS encoding prephenate dehydrogenase, which produces MEQGLAYRLPPGSPPVARAAIIGLGLIGGSLGLALVQGGLAQEVVGYDRDGEAVQTAVRLGAVTRAAFSSEEAVAGAEIVFLAVPVGSLTKVAAAVAPFTAPGAIVTDTGSVKGDIVYAMENIFHSRAFYIGGHPMAGSEKAGIKAADRYLLENAVYVLTPTQNTDSGALSRLQGLLKALGARVITMDPEEHDLVVAGVSHLPHLLAVSLMQTAGELSREHPITLMLAAGGFRDTTRIAAGNPEMWRDIFLSNRQAILKVLQLWRRQVEALEGVIAREDAMELEAVLQHARHLRNQVPARQKGLLPTLHEIVVTVPDRPGVIGRMASALGGAGINIIDLEILRVREGEGGSIRLAFTTAEAAAGALEILQGMGINARIL
- a CDS encoding DUF1614 domain-containing protein; the protein is MMGYTAGVLLLVIVFALVYFGLAHRVLDRLYLSDRAALILIVAMILGSFINIPLTGGRLVTSVNVGGALIPLGIAVYVLYRAGTPREVGRAMLSAVFTAAVLYGISLLTRGREAWNVYALSLLDPLFYYPLIAGVVAYLVGRSRRAAFVGAILGVLLLDVVDLIYYLRRGLRGTVAFGGAGIIDVTFLAAVVAVLLAEVIGETRERLQGGPEVSRRPRALLSGLKGASLKPFANNEVTKGGDQGEGQDKNE
- the fni gene encoding type 2 isopentenyl-diphosphate Delta-isomerase: MQESIAGRGRRKLEHLRFFRLEGKGTSGLEDVHLIHQALPELDWQDIDLSCRWLGKTLAAPFIINALTGGPPETLEINAALARVARRTGIAMAVGSQKAAIENKQWADTFAVVRRENPEGLILANLGAGNSLEAAREAVDMIAADGLQIHLNAAQELVMPEGDRTFRGWLQNIREMVEYLEVPVIAKEVGFGLSRETALKLYQSGVRIFDVGGRGGTNFALIESSRRQREVTALSEWGLTTAVSILEIKALGLPLDIIATGGISNPLDAARALALGAKLVGVAGYFLKILLEQGEDALIQEVVGWQEDLKRICLLSGCTRPTELADKPLVITGKTREWLKERNISIHRSP